The following proteins are co-located in the Dyadobacter chenwenxiniae genome:
- a CDS encoding YjbH domain-containing protein: MLVIYGKVAAQSNISGKPGLIYTPTARYVPDGNMEIGLHFFPGKYGFNSDNQNPGRVLSMNLTVLPRFDININVLQLFSTAANPVKLGLGDRQLDFRYLLMKESKNRPSVAFITSTPTSISPTLLTHALVATKHIHVAKQWEAEVTAGYGSPYHIYRKGSTLDNYGLFANMAFEKKEDYAYHKRYLEGPFGGVSFTYKSKFGLMLEYDSQNINAGVYVKAFKNWVLQAAVLNGEQITFGSAYNFSLLKQSRRMLSLGKKQNGDNGQTPADPQKIIIGTGYRKLRGNFENVTLDSTGVISYEQRLNRNPFPALYQLKQLYADSADMRFVPLFQGIPIAQYKLSDKLEMSEVSQEFRERHKMRTKFPLHRNGYSLDFWVQPYFNAIFGNFDKPVQSNTSIAIQSQILLLPGMSLDFGILFPIVNDLDSRPKKIRPSPVFLNQFYSKNHNHISASAGFFQNDQYGVNIQYRRANLQQPWSFGVEAGLTGDYYYPDKGVYYGNMEKLLLILDAAYLLSNPDITFKVSAGRYLAGDTGVRLDMLRQFSNVEIGFYAMTTSNGSTIGFNFAIPLFPGKLLNGKHVRFRTSSEFPWEYNYTRGYRIGERYRTGYQLDQKLRQYHRQYLGRQYGAK, translated from the coding sequence ATGCTTGTTATTTATGGTAAAGTTGCGGCCCAGTCAAACATTTCAGGCAAACCCGGACTTATTTATACGCCTACTGCCCGTTACGTCCCCGACGGCAATATGGAAATCGGGCTTCATTTTTTTCCTGGCAAGTATGGGTTCAATTCAGACAATCAAAATCCGGGCAGGGTTTTATCCATGAACCTTACGGTGCTGCCCAGGTTTGACATTAATATCAATGTGTTACAGCTTTTTTCGACCGCAGCCAATCCGGTAAAACTTGGATTGGGCGACCGGCAACTCGACTTTCGATATCTTTTAATGAAGGAAAGCAAAAACCGGCCTTCCGTTGCATTCATCACCTCCACGCCTACCAGCATCAGCCCCACGCTGCTGACCCATGCGCTCGTTGCAACCAAGCATATTCATGTAGCCAAACAGTGGGAAGCCGAAGTGACGGCCGGTTATGGAAGCCCCTATCACATTTACAGAAAAGGCAGCACACTTGATAACTACGGGCTTTTTGCCAACATGGCTTTCGAGAAAAAAGAAGATTACGCCTATCACAAACGTTATCTGGAAGGCCCGTTCGGCGGCGTTTCATTTACATACAAATCAAAATTCGGGTTAATGCTTGAATACGATTCACAGAACATTAATGCAGGTGTTTATGTGAAAGCATTCAAAAATTGGGTGTTACAGGCGGCCGTTCTGAATGGTGAGCAAATCACATTTGGAAGCGCGTATAATTTCTCGCTTTTAAAGCAATCCAGGCGAATGCTTTCCCTTGGTAAAAAACAAAACGGGGATAATGGTCAAACACCTGCGGACCCGCAGAAAATCATCATAGGCACTGGTTACCGCAAATTGCGCGGCAATTTCGAAAATGTAACATTGGACAGCACAGGCGTCATTTCCTATGAACAAAGACTTAACCGGAACCCTTTCCCCGCCCTTTACCAGCTGAAACAGCTGTACGCAGATTCGGCGGACATGCGTTTTGTGCCATTGTTCCAGGGAATCCCGATAGCCCAGTACAAGCTTTCGGACAAACTGGAAATGAGCGAGGTAAGCCAGGAATTCAGGGAGAGGCACAAAATGAGAACCAAATTTCCACTGCACCGCAATGGTTACAGTCTGGACTTTTGGGTACAGCCTTATTTCAACGCCATTTTTGGAAATTTTGATAAACCTGTCCAGAGCAACACCAGCATTGCGATCCAGAGCCAGATATTGCTGCTTCCGGGAATGTCGCTGGATTTCGGAATTCTTTTCCCGATCGTCAATGACCTGGATAGCCGCCCAAAAAAGATTCGCCCTTCACCTGTTTTTTTAAATCAATTTTATTCAAAAAACCACAACCACATCAGTGCATCGGCCGGCTTTTTTCAGAATGATCAATATGGCGTCAACATTCAATATCGCCGTGCCAATTTACAGCAACCGTGGTCATTCGGTGTGGAAGCAGGTTTGACAGGTGACTATTATTATCCCGACAAAGGTGTTTATTACGGAAATATGGAAAAATTGTTGCTCATACTCGATGCAGCTTACCTGCTTTCCAATCCCGACATTACGTTTAAAGTGTCGGCGGGCCGCTATCTTGCAGGCGACACGGGTGTGCGGCTTGATATGCTTAGACAATTTTCCAATGTAGAAATCGGCTTTTACGCCATGACCACCAGTAATGGCTCCACCATTGGATTTAATTTCGCAATCCCCCTATTCCCGGGTAAACTGCTCAACGGCAAACACGTAAGGTTTAGAACATCAAGCGAATTTCCGTGGGAATACAACTACACCAGAGGTTACCGCATCGGGGAGCGTTACCGGACAGGCTACCAGCTGGATCAGAAGTTGAGGCAATATCACAGGCAGTATTTAGGAAGGCAGTACGGAGCAAAGTGA
- a CDS encoding methylated-DNA--[protein]-cysteine S-methyltransferase — MGLTLNSAYHKIIKSPVGELLLVASDSGLSSLIWDREGFERPGIEDNNHPILLETEQQLNEYFAKKRQTFSLPLDFDGTVFQKKVWEALLTIPFGETRTYGDIAKQIGSPQAVRAVGGAANKNPICIVAPCHRVIGATGKLVGFGGGLMNKTLLLEIERPQAQLSLWG; from the coding sequence ATGGGTCTGACGTTGAATAGCGCTTATCACAAAATCATCAAGTCGCCGGTCGGGGAATTACTGCTTGTAGCCAGTGACAGCGGGTTGTCATCGTTAATCTGGGACCGGGAAGGGTTCGAAAGGCCTGGTATTGAAGACAATAACCACCCTATCCTACTCGAAACGGAGCAACAGCTCAATGAATATTTTGCAAAGAAAAGACAAACATTCTCCCTGCCGCTTGATTTTGACGGAACAGTATTTCAGAAAAAAGTCTGGGAGGCTTTACTCACCATTCCTTTCGGCGAAACCAGGACTTACGGCGATATCGCCAAACAGATCGGCAGTCCCCAGGCGGTTCGCGCGGTGGGAGGCGCAGCCAACAAAAATCCCATCTGCATTGTTGCACCTTGCCACAGGGTAATCGGCGCCACAGGAAAATTAGTCGGCTTTGGCGGTGGATTAATGAACAAAACGCTTTTACTCGAAATCGAACGACCACAAGCTCAGCTTAGTTTGTGGGGTTAA